One window from the genome of Polynucleobacter sp. MWH-Svant-W18 encodes:
- a CDS encoding peptidylprolyl isomerase produces MFDIVRKHQKLLQLVLMLFIVPSFAMFGISSYSSFMDKETDLVKVDGRPITAQEVDNAAKRQAERVGGNPQIAQSLQFRQAILNELLQQRILGFAVNQLRLQVGKEALIKSLQNIPQIRALYRPDGSFDDARFKQLLASNGLNEEQFYASQAFDIKIGQLVNSVARTELPNPKLSEIISTLYETERQVQTLSFEAKNYLSKVNPTPEELQAFYTANTKLFESPEYIDIEYIVLRADPKEDAKVFSEKADQFANLTYDQADSLKPAADKLKLGIQTQNGITRSGAAGLSKDHPLANPKVVQALFGDDAVKNKRNIEAIQVSPGVLVSARVVVFHPAQTLPYKEVAAEVKRQVSQRAAEKLAVASAAERYAQLQKDPKNATGFANPIWVSRNKPANLVGAALDDVMSANPDQLPAYVSVNTPGVGTTLYRVDQVRQPAGADAKVHKAQAQQIQALAAQAEFAGFMAYWRDTAKVKTINPLRPPSTGAGS; encoded by the coding sequence ATGTTTGATATTGTCCGTAAGCACCAAAAGCTTTTGCAGCTCGTATTGATGCTGTTCATTGTTCCGTCGTTTGCCATGTTCGGAATCTCCAGCTATTCCAGCTTTATGGACAAAGAAACGGACCTAGTTAAAGTAGATGGTCGGCCAATTACCGCGCAAGAAGTTGACAATGCAGCGAAGCGTCAAGCAGAGCGTGTTGGTGGTAATCCCCAAATCGCCCAAAGCCTCCAATTTCGGCAGGCAATCTTAAATGAGTTATTGCAACAACGTATTCTAGGTTTTGCCGTGAATCAATTGCGTCTGCAGGTCGGCAAGGAAGCTTTGATAAAGAGCTTGCAAAACATTCCGCAAATTCGGGCTTTGTATAGACCTGATGGCAGCTTTGATGATGCCCGCTTTAAACAACTCTTGGCAAGCAATGGCTTAAATGAAGAGCAGTTTTATGCCAGCCAAGCGTTTGATATCAAGATTGGTCAGCTGGTCAATTCAGTAGCGCGCACTGAACTTCCCAATCCAAAGTTATCCGAAATTATTTCTACTTTGTATGAAACTGAGCGCCAGGTACAAACATTGTCGTTTGAGGCCAAGAATTACTTATCTAAGGTGAATCCAACGCCAGAGGAGTTACAGGCTTTTTATACCGCCAATACCAAACTCTTTGAAAGCCCTGAATATATCGATATTGAGTACATCGTTCTCAGGGCTGACCCCAAAGAAGATGCAAAGGTCTTTAGTGAGAAAGCAGATCAATTTGCTAACCTGACCTATGACCAGGCTGATAGCCTTAAACCTGCGGCTGATAAGTTGAAGCTGGGCATTCAAACCCAAAATGGGATTACCCGCTCTGGCGCAGCTGGCCTTTCTAAAGACCATCCTCTAGCTAATCCTAAAGTGGTACAAGCTTTATTTGGCGATGATGCCGTTAAAAATAAACGCAATATTGAAGCGATCCAAGTATCACCAGGTGTTTTGGTCTCGGCTAGAGTAGTTGTTTTCCATCCTGCCCAAACTTTGCCATACAAAGAGGTTGCTGCAGAAGTGAAGCGTCAAGTTAGTCAACGTGCTGCGGAAAAACTTGCTGTTGCATCAGCAGCAGAGCGTTATGCTCAGTTGCAAAAGGATCCCAAGAACGCAACTGGTTTTGCTAATCCAATTTGGGTGTCTCGCAATAAACCTGCAAACTTAGTTGGCGCTGCATTAGATGATGTCATGTCGGCAAATCCTGATCAATTACCTGCATATGTTTCAGTCAATACACCTGGTGTTGGTACAACCTTGTATCGCGTAGATCAAGTTCGTCAACCCGCTGGTGCAGATGCAAAGGTGCACAAAGCTCAAGCCCAGCAAATTCAAGCCCTTGCTGCTCAGGCTGAGTTTGCAGGTTTCATGGCTTACTGGCGCGATACCGCTAAAGTAAAGACAATCAATCCATTAAGGCCGCCATCCACTGGGGCGGGTAGCTAA
- the purL gene encoding phosphoribosylformylglycinamidine synthase produces the protein MSFFQFLPGADALSPFRQQRLLATLSSQGIELESIEARYLHFIWSEESLKPQTQDVLASLLTYGEPFISKIASGKSWFGKRSEQDQAAIVIPRFGTVSPWASKATDIAQQCGIPVLRIERGVEFFWKSKKALSADQEQVVIAAIHDRMTETVIESTDEANALYQTLADRPLSRIPVLTEGRTALDKANQSLGLALSDDEIDYLTENFIRLQRNPSDVELMMFAQANSEHCRHKIFNSSWTIDGDDQERSLFAMIRNTHQLQPEGTIVAYSDNSAVMVGCEAETWVPQGENHRYEKDTRLVHTLMKVETHNHPTAIAPFPGASTGAGGEIRDEGATGVGGRPKAGLTGFSVSNLNIPGTDLPWEAEKYGKPDRIATPLQIMIEGPLGGAAFNNEFGRPILGGYFRVFEQTLDGTRRGYHKPIMIAGGIGSIDSTHTEKKSIQAGHLLIQLGGPGMRIGMGGATGSSVATGTNTADLDFDSVQRGNPEMERRAQEVINACRAMGDNNPIVSIHDVGAGGLSNAFPELADGAGLGAKFKLRNVPLEESGMSPAEIWCNESQERYVLAIDAKDLDLFKALCERERCPFAVVGEATAERQLQLSDSKQAADSDESMPIDMPMEVLLGKPPRMHRDVQRVAQQFTELNVTDADLANSIAWVLQQPTVASKSFLITIGDRTVGGLNARDQFVGPWQVPVADCAVTLMDYKGYRGEAMSMGERTPVAVIDAPAAARMAVGEAITNILAADIRRLEDVKLSANWMAACGAPGEDAKLYDSVKTVGMELCPALGISIPVGKDSLSMSTAWQDGNDSKKVVAPVSLIISAFAGVQDARKTLTPELKLADQSGVLDTELILIDLGRGKNRMAGSILAQVLNQSGKDAPNLDHPEDLKNLAAAIIELRKEDKLLAYHDRSDGGLLACVAEMAFASHSGVSINVDMIAVDAGQEPDHGDAKNWAQQVSGRRHEQTMRALFNEELGAVIQVRREDRDAVFAVLRKLGLSAFSHVIGKPNKNGRIEIWRDAKNIFAEPREILQKMWTNTSYQIARLRDNPACADSEFALLDNIADTGIFPKLTFDVSEDIAAPYIQKNARPKVAILREQGVNSHVEMAYAVNWAGFDSYDVHMSDLLTGKAKLEDFRGLIACGGFSYGDVLGAGEGWAKTILFNQQLRDQFSTFFNRQDSFALGVCNGCQMMSNLAGIIPGAQTWPKFTRNQSEQYEARLVMAEVLASPSIFTQGMEGSQLPIAIAHGEGFANFSHQGDLEQLKKQGLASLRFVDHLGNPTETYPLNPNGSPGGLTGVTTPDGRFTVMMPHPERVFRAVQMSWCPPEWLKTPDGASPWMRLFRNARHWAN, from the coding sequence ATGTCTTTTTTCCAATTTTTACCCGGCGCCGATGCGCTTTCCCCATTCCGCCAACAGCGCCTTTTAGCCACTTTATCCTCTCAAGGTATTGAGCTGGAGTCCATTGAAGCGCGGTATCTACATTTCATATGGTCCGAGGAATCACTTAAGCCCCAGACTCAGGATGTTTTGGCCAGCTTGCTGACCTACGGGGAGCCTTTTATCTCCAAGATTGCATCTGGTAAATCTTGGTTTGGAAAAAGATCCGAACAAGATCAAGCAGCGATTGTGATTCCACGCTTCGGAACCGTTTCACCTTGGGCTAGTAAAGCAACTGATATTGCCCAGCAATGCGGCATTCCTGTTTTACGTATTGAGCGCGGTGTGGAGTTTTTCTGGAAAAGTAAAAAAGCTTTAAGTGCAGATCAAGAGCAAGTAGTAATTGCTGCAATTCATGATCGCATGACAGAGACAGTCATAGAGTCAACCGATGAGGCCAATGCCCTCTATCAAACCTTAGCGGATCGTCCTTTAAGCCGTATTCCAGTACTGACCGAGGGGCGGACTGCCTTGGATAAGGCCAATCAAAGCTTAGGTTTGGCTCTATCTGATGATGAGATTGATTATCTGACTGAAAACTTTATTCGTCTTCAGCGAAATCCAAGCGATGTTGAGCTCATGATGTTTGCGCAGGCCAATAGTGAGCATTGCCGTCACAAGATATTTAATTCCAGCTGGACCATTGACGGTGACGATCAAGAACGCTCATTGTTTGCCATGATTCGTAACACCCATCAGCTTCAACCTGAGGGAACTATTGTTGCGTATTCAGATAACTCCGCGGTGATGGTAGGTTGTGAAGCAGAGACTTGGGTTCCTCAAGGCGAGAATCACCGTTACGAAAAAGATACTCGTTTAGTTCATACCTTGATGAAGGTGGAGACCCATAACCATCCAACCGCGATAGCGCCATTTCCTGGCGCTTCTACAGGCGCTGGAGGCGAGATTCGGGATGAAGGTGCCACTGGTGTGGGCGGCCGTCCTAAAGCAGGCTTAACAGGCTTTTCTGTATCAAATCTCAATATTCCGGGTACCGATTTACCTTGGGAAGCGGAGAAGTATGGAAAACCTGATCGGATAGCAACCCCTTTGCAAATCATGATTGAAGGCCCCCTTGGTGGAGCAGCCTTTAACAATGAGTTTGGCCGCCCAATTCTTGGCGGGTACTTTCGCGTCTTTGAGCAAACCTTAGATGGCACACGTCGTGGTTATCACAAGCCTATTATGATTGCCGGCGGTATTGGCAGTATTGATTCGACTCATACTGAAAAGAAGTCTATTCAAGCAGGTCATTTACTAATTCAACTCGGCGGCCCTGGAATGCGTATTGGTATGGGCGGTGCAACTGGTAGCTCTGTTGCTACTGGGACCAATACAGCGGATCTGGATTTTGATTCTGTGCAACGGGGTAACCCAGAAATGGAGCGTCGTGCTCAAGAGGTTATCAACGCTTGTCGTGCAATGGGGGACAATAACCCGATTGTTTCGATCCATGATGTTGGTGCGGGCGGTCTATCGAATGCATTCCCTGAACTAGCAGATGGTGCTGGCTTAGGCGCCAAATTTAAATTACGTAATGTTCCACTTGAAGAGAGTGGCATGAGTCCAGCTGAGATTTGGTGTAATGAATCTCAAGAACGCTATGTACTTGCAATAGATGCAAAGGACTTGGATTTATTTAAAGCCCTATGTGAGCGCGAACGCTGCCCATTTGCAGTAGTGGGTGAAGCTACCGCTGAGCGTCAATTGCAGCTTAGCGATTCAAAACAAGCGGCAGATTCTGATGAGTCTATGCCAATCGATATGCCAATGGAGGTATTGCTTGGTAAGCCTCCTCGTATGCATCGCGATGTGCAACGCGTAGCACAACAATTTACAGAATTAAATGTTACCGATGCTGATCTGGCTAATTCCATTGCCTGGGTTTTACAGCAACCAACGGTTGCAAGCAAATCATTCTTAATTACGATTGGTGATCGAACAGTTGGTGGCTTAAATGCACGCGATCAATTTGTTGGTCCTTGGCAAGTGCCAGTGGCCGACTGTGCCGTTACTCTGATGGACTATAAAGGCTATCGCGGTGAAGCCATGAGCATGGGGGAGCGAACCCCAGTAGCAGTGATTGATGCTCCTGCAGCAGCGCGCATGGCTGTGGGTGAGGCCATTACTAATATCCTCGCTGCAGATATACGTCGCCTAGAAGATGTGAAATTGTCTGCCAACTGGATGGCTGCCTGTGGTGCCCCAGGTGAAGATGCAAAACTCTACGACTCAGTAAAAACAGTTGGCATGGAATTATGTCCTGCGCTTGGTATTTCGATACCGGTGGGTAAAGATTCATTGTCAATGTCGACAGCTTGGCAGGATGGCAATGATTCTAAGAAGGTAGTTGCCCCAGTGTCCTTAATCATTTCAGCCTTTGCTGGAGTGCAGGATGCACGTAAAACCTTAACTCCTGAATTAAAGCTCGCAGATCAGAGTGGTGTACTGGATACTGAATTGATCCTGATTGATCTAGGACGCGGCAAGAATCGAATGGCTGGCAGTATTTTGGCGCAAGTTCTAAACCAGTCCGGCAAAGACGCTCCCAATTTAGATCATCCGGAAGATTTGAAGAATTTAGCTGCAGCGATTATTGAACTGCGCAAAGAGGACAAGCTTTTGGCCTACCACGATCGCTCCGACGGTGGATTGTTGGCCTGTGTTGCAGAAATGGCCTTTGCGTCGCACTCCGGTGTCTCTATCAATGTAGACATGATTGCAGTAGATGCTGGGCAAGAACCCGATCATGGCGATGCTAAGAATTGGGCGCAACAAGTATCAGGACGTCGTCACGAACAAACTATGCGTGCCTTATTTAATGAAGAACTTGGTGCCGTCATTCAGGTGCGTCGGGAAGATCGTGATGCAGTGTTTGCGGTACTGCGTAAACTGGGTCTAAGTGCCTTTAGCCATGTAATTGGTAAACCGAATAAGAATGGTCGGATTGAGATCTGGCGTGATGCTAAAAATATCTTTGCGGAACCTCGTGAAATTTTGCAAAAGATGTGGACCAATACAAGCTACCAAATTGCACGCTTACGAGACAATCCTGCCTGTGCCGACAGTGAATTTGCTCTCTTAGACAATATTGCTGATACTGGCATCTTTCCAAAGCTGACCTTTGATGTATCTGAGGATATCGCCGCCCCATATATTCAGAAGAATGCCCGTCCTAAAGTGGCTATCTTGCGAGAGCAGGGTGTGAACTCTCATGTAGAGATGGCCTATGCCGTAAATTGGGCGGGATTTGATAGCTATGACGTGCATATGTCAGATCTTCTGACTGGTAAGGCCAAGCTAGAGGACTTTAGGGGTTTGATAGCTTGCGGCGGTTTTAGTTATGGTGACGTTCTCGGTGCAGGTGAAGGCTGGGCAAAAACCATTTTGTTTAATCAGCAGCTACGCGATCAATTCTCCACATTCTTCAATCGCCAAGATAGCTTTGCTCTGGGTGTTTGCAATGGTTGCCAAATGATGAGTAATCTCGCTGGAATTATTCCGGGCGCTCAAACTTGGCCAAAATTTACCCGCAATCAATCAGAACAATATGAAGCGCGTTTGGTCATGGCTGAAGTACTCGCCTCACCATCGATTTTCACTCAAGGTATGGAGGGTAGTCAGTTGCCTATCGCAATTGCACACGGCGAGGGCTTTGCAAATTTCAGTCATCAAGGTGACCTTGAGCAATTAAAAAAGCAGGGACTAGCCAGCTTACGTTTTGTTGATCATCTGGGCAATCCGACCGAAACTTACCCCCTAAATCCCAATGGATCTCCTGGCGGTCTAACTGGAGTTACCACGCCAGACGGTCGCTTTACCGTGATGATGCCCCATCCAGAGCGCGTATTTCGTGCTGTGCAGATGAGTTGGTGTCCACCGGAATGGTTGAAAACACCGGATGGTGCAAGCCCATGGATGCGTTTATTCCGTAATGCTCGCCATTGGGCGAATTAA
- a CDS encoding ABC transporter ATP-binding protein, which translates to MSVLNAHQLNKTVTASDGVLSILHDISFSIEQGESVAITGSSGSGKSTLLSLLAGLDLPSSGSVSLMGQDLSNLNEDGRASLRAKHVGFVFQSFQLLSHLTALENVMLPAELAGLANAKQGAQSWLDRVGLSARLKHFPKTLSGGEQQRVALARAFMTKPAILFADEPTGSLDEASGKQVIELLFELNEANHSTLILVTHDPALASRCQRQLQLQGGRLL; encoded by the coding sequence ATGAGTGTGCTTAATGCCCATCAATTAAATAAAACGGTCACAGCGAGTGATGGTGTCTTATCTATTTTGCACGACATTTCCTTTTCAATTGAGCAGGGCGAAAGCGTGGCAATTACTGGTAGTTCTGGATCCGGTAAGAGTACTTTATTGAGTCTGTTAGCAGGGCTCGACCTCCCAAGTTCTGGATCCGTCTCTTTGATGGGCCAGGACTTATCTAATCTTAATGAGGATGGCAGGGCAAGCTTAAGGGCCAAGCATGTAGGTTTTGTATTTCAATCTTTCCAGTTGCTATCCCATTTAACAGCCTTAGAGAACGTCATGCTGCCTGCGGAGCTTGCTGGGCTTGCCAATGCAAAACAGGGGGCTCAGTCCTGGCTCGACCGAGTGGGATTGTCAGCACGTTTAAAACACTTTCCTAAAACACTGTCCGGTGGTGAGCAACAGCGTGTGGCTTTGGCTCGTGCATTTATGACAAAACCAGCCATCCTTTTTGCTGACGAACCCACGGGTAGCCTAGACGAGGCTAGTGGAAAACAGGTCATCGAGCTGCTTTTTGAGCTAAATGAAGCCAATCATTCGACCTTAATTTTGGTCACCCACGACCCAGCCTTGGCCAGCCGGTGCCAACGTCAATTACAGCTTCAAGGCGGCAGATTACTGTAG
- a CDS encoding arylesterase: MNQNIQSTLVKNVIAMALFCLLISFITLAKANPTILLMGDSLSAEYGLQRGSGWAKILERQLQDQGSPWSIFNASISGETTAGGLSRLPKLLTQEKPGIVMIELGANDALRGLSITQTESNLRKMIALSKLSGARVMLFGMQIPPNYGQDYARKFKDIYPRLAAQENIELIPFFLAGVATQRDLFQADNIHPNEKAQILLYKNVWGAMAPYQSLLHQR, from the coding sequence ATGAATCAAAATATTCAGTCGACCCTAGTGAAAAATGTCATAGCAATGGCCTTATTTTGCCTGTTAATTTCTTTCATCACACTGGCAAAGGCAAATCCTACGATATTGCTGATGGGAGATAGCCTCTCAGCCGAATATGGCCTGCAAAGAGGATCTGGTTGGGCAAAAATATTAGAGCGTCAGCTACAAGATCAAGGCAGCCCGTGGAGCATCTTTAATGCCAGCATTAGTGGCGAGACTACTGCCGGAGGCCTAAGTAGGCTTCCCAAATTATTGACTCAAGAGAAGCCGGGCATTGTCATGATTGAATTGGGGGCAAATGATGCATTACGCGGGCTCTCCATTACTCAGACCGAGTCGAATCTTCGTAAAATGATAGCGCTTAGTAAATTATCTGGCGCACGGGTTATGTTATTTGGGATGCAAATACCACCAAATTATGGACAAGACTATGCAAGGAAATTTAAAGATATTTATCCGCGTTTAGCCGCTCAAGAAAATATTGAACTTATTCCATTCTTTTTGGCTGGGGTTGCGACACAAAGGGATTTATTTCAGGCAGACAATATTCACCCGAATGAAAAAGCCCAGATCCTGCTCTACAAAAACGTATGGGGCGCAATGGCCCCATATCAATCACTGCTCCATCAACGCTAA